In Nomascus leucogenys isolate Asia chromosome 11, Asia_NLE_v1, whole genome shotgun sequence, the following proteins share a genomic window:
- the NXPH1 gene encoding neurexophilin-1, with amino-acid sequence MQAACWYVLLLLQPTVYLVTCANLTNGGKSELLKSGSSKSTLKHIWTESSKDLSISRLLSQTFRGKENDTDLDLRYDTPEPYSEQDLWDWLRNSTDLQEPRPRAKRRPIVKTGKFKKMFGWGDFHSNIKTVKLNLLITGKIVDHGNGTFSVYFRHNSTGQGNVSVSLVPPTKIVEFDLAQQTVIDAKDSKSFNCRIEYEKVDKATKNTLCNYDPSKTCYQEQTQSHVSWLCSKPFKVICIYISFYSTDYKLVQKVCPDYNYHSDTPYFPSG; translated from the coding sequence GTCACGTGTGCCAATTTAACGAACGGTGGAAAGTCAGAACTTCTGAAATCAGGAAGCAGCAAATCCACACTAAAGCACATATGGACAGAAAGCAGCAAAGACTTGTCTATCAGCCGACTCCTGTCACAGACTTTTCGTGGCAAAGAGAATGATACAGATTTGGATCTGAGATATGACACCCCAGAACCTTATTCTGAGCAAGACCTCTGGGACTGGCTGAGGAACTCCACAGACCTTCAAGAGCCTCGGCCCAGGGCCAAGAGAAGGCCCATTGTTAAAACGGGCAAGTTTAAGAAAATGTTTGGATGGGGCGATTTTCATTCCAACATCAAAACAGTGAAGCTGAACCTGTTGATAACTGGGAAAATTGTAGATCATGGCAATGGGACATTTAGTGTTTATTTCAGGCATAATTCAACTGGTCAAGGGAATGTATCTGTCAGCTTGGTACCCCCTACAAAAATCGTGGAATTTGACTTGGCACAACAAACCGTGATTGATGCCAAAGATTCCAAGTCTTTTAATTGTCGCATTGAATATGAAAAGGTTGACAAGGCTACCAAGAACACACTCTGCAACTATGACCCTTCAAAAACCTGTTACCAGGAGCAGACCCAAAGTCATGTATCCTGGCTCTGCTCCAAGCCCTTTAAGGTGATCTgtatttacatttccttttataGTACAGATTATAAACTGGTACAGAAAGTGTGCCCTGACTACAACTACCACAGTGACACACCTTACTTTCCCTCGGGATGA